CCGAGCCCGCGCGCGAACGTCTCGAACAGCCGCGACGCCTCCTCCCGTTCGCCGCGGTCCAGCGCGGCGAACGCGCTTCTCTCGATCGCGTCCAGACGGTCGTGGTCCCACGCGAGCGCGTCCGAGACCGTCCGGCGGCGGCCGGCGTCCTCGAAGCGCCGGGTGACGGTCGTGCGCCACGAGGCGGGTCCGGCGAGGTCCGGCGACCATTCGAATCGGCCCGGGCGCTGCTCCTGGAGATCCGCCAGCTCCCGGGCGGGCTCGCTCTCCGTCTCGAGGGTCAGACTCTCGCCGGGAGCGAGCGCGTCGAACCGCGACAGGAGGTCGCTCGACGGGGGAGTTTCGAAGGTTCGCGGTTGCCGCTCGATGTCGCGCCGGGTTTCGGTTTCCATGGGTTCCCTCCTGGGCCGCAGGATCGCGCGAAAGGAAACCGGCCGGTATGACCGCGATCATGCGGCCGGCGGATCCCTCAGGCGGTCGCGAGATCGGCGGACGGGAGGAATCGCGGCGGGCGGCGGTGGCGCGTCGCCTGCTCGAAGGCGAGCGCGTACGAGAGGAGCCGGGTCTCGCTCCAGGCGGGGCCGAAGAACGAGAGGCCCACGGGAAGCCCGAAGACGAAACCCATCGGAACGGTGACGTGGGGATATCCCGCGACGGCGGGTACCGTCGAATTCCCCCAGGCCGAGCCGTCGCCGTTGACGAGATCCGTCAACCAGGCCGGACCGCCGGTCGCGGAAACGAGCGCGTCGAGACGCTCCTTCTGAACGATGGCGTCGATCCCTTTCGCCCGGGCGTTCTGGACGTCCGCGGCGAGAGCGTCCTGGTAGGCCTTCTCGGTGAGCGGTCCCTTCGCTTCGGCCCGCTCGAAGAGCTCCTGCTCGAAGTAGGGCATCTCCCGGTCGCGGTGCTTCCGGTTGAACGCGATGAGATCGGCGAGGGTCCGCGCCGGCGCGGAGGGGCCGAGAGCGGCGAGGTAGGCATTGACGTCCGCCTTGAACTCGTAGAGCAGCACCTCGATCTCCGTCTTGCCGAAATCGTCCACCGTCTCGATGTCGGCGGGATCGACGACTACGGCGCCGAGGTCCTTGAGCAGGGCGACCGCCGCATCGGCGACCCGGTCCGTCGCCGCGTTGTTGCCGGAGATCGATTTCCGGACGACCCCCAGGCGCGCTCCGCGGATCGCAGAGGCGTCGAGGGCGGTGAGCGCCTCCGCGCGGAAGGGCGGCGCCGTTCGCGTCGCCGGGTCTGCCGGATCGGCGCCCGCGATCGCCGACAGGAGGATCGCCGCGTCGCGGACGGTCCGGGCCATCGGCCCCGCCGTGTCCTGGCTGTGCGCGATCGGGACGATCCCGGCGCGCGAGACGAGTCCGAGCGTCGGCTTGACTCCGACGATCCCGCAGGCGCTCGACGGGGAAACGATCGAGCCGTCCGTCTCCGTGCCGATGGCGGCCGCCGCGAGATTCGCCGCGACCGCCGCACCCGATCCGGAGCTCGAGCCGGACGGGTTGCGGTCGAGCGCGTACGGGTTGCGGCATTGTCCCCCGCGGGCGCTCCAGCCGCTCGAGGAATGCGTCGACCGGAAATTCGCCCATTCGGAGAGGTTCGTCTTCCCGAGGATCACGGCGCCGGCCGCGCGCAGCCGGCGCGCGACGAAGCTGTCCTCCTTCGGGGCGACGCCTTCGAGGGCGAGCGATCCGGCGGCCGTCGACATCCGGTCCGCGGTCCCGACGTTGTCCTTGATCAGGACCGGGATTCCGTGCAGCGGGCCCCGGGATCCCTTCTCGCGGCGTTCCCGGTCGAGCGCGGCGGCGATGGACAGAGCGTCGGGATTGATCTCCAGGACGGAGTGGAGCGCCGGGCCCGTGCGGTCGAGCGTCTGGATTCGCGCCAGGTACTTCTCCGCGAGCGAGCGGGCAGTCTCCTCGCCCGACGTCATCTTCGCGGCGAGATCCGCGATCGTCGCCTCCTCGAGCGGAAACGCCGGCGGCGGCGTTGGCGGAGCCGGTGCGGACCCGGCCGGGAGCGGCAGCGCCGCGGCCGCGGCTCCCGCGGCTCCGTAGCGAAGGAGGGATCGCCGCGAGAGCCCGGACCCGCCGCTCACGGCCGTTCGACCCGGCGCTCTTCCGGAAGGAGGATCATCGCGACGTGTCGGAAGTTTCCTGGGCCGTCGTGACCGTGAACTTCCGGAAA
The nucleotide sequence above comes from Thermoanaerobaculia bacterium. Encoded proteins:
- a CDS encoding amidase — its product is MSGGSGLSRRSLLRYGAAGAAAAALPLPAGSAPAPPTPPPAFPLEEATIADLAAKMTSGEETARSLAEKYLARIQTLDRTGPALHSVLEINPDALSIAAALDRERREKGSRGPLHGIPVLIKDNVGTADRMSTAAGSLALEGVAPKEDSFVARRLRAAGAVILGKTNLSEWANFRSTHSSSGWSARGGQCRNPYALDRNPSGSSSGSGAAVAANLAAAAIGTETDGSIVSPSSACGIVGVKPTLGLVSRAGIVPIAHSQDTAGPMARTVRDAAILLSAIAGADPADPATRTAPPFRAEALTALDASAIRGARLGVVRKSISGNNAATDRVADAAVALLKDLGAVVVDPADIETVDDFGKTEIEVLLYEFKADVNAYLAALGPSAPARTLADLIAFNRKHRDREMPYFEQELFERAEAKGPLTEKAYQDALAADVQNARAKGIDAIVQKERLDALVSATGGPAWLTDLVNGDGSAWGNSTVPAVAGYPHVTVPMGFVFGLPVGLSFFGPAWSETRLLSYALAFEQATRHRRPPRFLPSADLATA
- a CDS encoding hemerythrin domain-containing protein, translating into METETRRDIERQPRTFETPPSSDLLSRFDALAPGESLTLETESEPARELADLQEQRPGRFEWSPDLAGPASWRTTVTRRFEDAGRRRTVSDALAWDHDRLDAIERSAFAALDRGEREEASRLFETFARGLGRHIGFEEAILFPAFENATGHPAGAGPTSVMREEHRIIGALLADIAREIRDPSASPIGRRRSLAWVLGEHNQKEEEILYPMTDAALGSDGADRLVREIQAFRT